From the genome of Agromyces badenianii:
GCCCCGAGCTTCGCCTTCGCGAGGTCGGTCCAGAACTCGGGGAATTCGGTCACTGCGGTCGTGCCGAGCAGGCCGACGGCGAGTCCGCGGAACAGCGCGAGCGTGCCGATCGTGACGGCGAGCGACGGCAGGCCCACCACCGTGACGAGGAATCCGTTGACGGCGCCGCCGACGCCGCCGACGAGGAGCGCGATGAGCGCGGCGAGCTCGAAGGGCATGCCGCCCTGGGCGAGCACGCCGGTGATCACGCTCGAGAGTCCGACGACGCTCGCGACCGAGAGGTCGATCTCGCCCGTGATCATGATGAGCGTCATCGGCAGTGCGATGAGCAGGATCGGTGCGACATCGAGGATCAGGTAGGTCAGAGTGATCGGCTGGCCGAAGCCGCGCACGGTCGTCGACGCGACGACGACGACGATGACGAGGAGCGCGATGATCGCCATCTCCCGCGTGAGCAGCACGCGCTTCCAGAGCGGCCGGTCGTAGTCGCGGTAGCCGCGCACCGATGCCGGGGCGGGCGTGGTCCGGGTGATGCTCGACATCAGCTGTCGTCCCTTGCCTCGATGAGCTTGCGTTTCTGTCGCACCGCGAGCACACGGTCGAGCACGATGGCGCCGATGATGAGCACGCCGACGACGGCGCGCTGCCAGAAGTCGGGGATGCCGAGGATCGGGAGCGCCCGGTTGATCGTGAGCAGCAGCACCGCCCCGATCGCGGCGCCCCAGACCGAGCCGACGCCGCCGACGATCGCGACGCCGCCGATGACGGCCGCCCCGACTGCGTCGAGCTCCCATCCCGAACCGGCCTGCGAGTTGATGGTGCCGTAGCGGGCCGCGTAGAGCACGCCGCCGAGCCCGGCCAGGGCGCCCGAGAGCACGAAGGCGTTGAGCAGTCGCCGGGTGACCCTGAGCCCGTAGAGCTCGGCCGCCGCCGGGTCGGAGCCGATCGCGTAGAACTCGCGCCCGCCGCGGGTGTTCTTCATGTACCAGCCGGCGATGACGAGCACGACGAGCGCGATGATCGTGAGGATCGGGATCATCAGGAACTGCTCGGTGCCGAGTGCGAGGAAGTCCTTCGGCAGGTCGGAGGCGTTCACGCGGTCGCCGCCGGTCCAGAGCACGTTGATGCCCCGGTAGGCGTAGAGGGTGCCGAGCGTGATGACCATCGCCGGCACCTTCGCGAAGGCCACGAGGGCGCCGTTGATCATGCCGAGGAGGCCGCCGAACGCCACGGCGATGACGAACACCGCGATGATCGGAATGCCCGGGAAGTCGATGAACAGCCGGCCGGTGAGATAGGCGGTGAGGCCGAGCACCGAGCCGACCGAGAGGTCGACGTTTCGCGTGATGAGCACGATCGCCTGGCCGACGGCCACGAGCACGAGGATCGACGGGGTCAGCAGCAGGTCGCGCCATCCGTCGGCGCTGAACAGGAAGTTCGGGTTCGCCGCCGTCGCCGCGATGACGACGAGCACGAGGGCGAGCAGGATGCCGAGTTCACGGGCCTTGCCGATGGCGCTGAGGCGCTTCGTCACGTTGGACGTCGGCGTGGTGGTCGCGGTGCTCACGAGTGCTGCTCCTCGGCGTGGGTCGCGGCGAACATGACGTTCTCGGATGTCGCATCGACGCGGTCGATCCCGGCGGTGATGCGACCCTCGCGCATGACGAGCACTCGATCGGCCATGCCCAGCACCTCTGGCAGCTCGGAGGAGATCATCAGGATGCCCATGCCCTGACCCGCGAGCTCGGAGAGCAGGCGGTGCACCTCGGCCTTGGTGCCGACGTCGATGCCGCGGGTCGGCTCGTCGATGATGAGCACCTTCGGCTCGGTCGCGAGCCACTTGCCGAGCACGACCTTCTGCTGGTTGCCGCCCGAGAGGGTGCCGGCCACCGTGCTGAGGGCAGTGGTCTTCACCTCGAGGCGGCTCGCCCAGACGCGGGCGGCACGGTTCTCGAAGCCCGAGGTGATGATGCCGAACCTCGCGAGCTGCTCCCGGATGGCGAGCGTCGTGTTTCGGGCGACGCTCGAGTCGAGCACGAGGCCCTGCTTCCGGCGATCCTCGGGAACGAGGGCGAGGCCGAGCCGCATCGCGGCGCTCGGGTTCTTCGCCGGCACCGCCGTGCCGTTCAGGCGCACGGTGCCGCTCTGGTAGTGGTCGATGCCGAAGATCGCGCGCGCCACCTCGCTGCGCCCGGCGCCGACGAGCCCGGCGAGTGCGACGATCTCACCGGCGCGCACCGTGAGCGCGATGTCGTGGAAGACGCCCGCGCTCGTGAGTCCGTCGACCTCGAGCAGTGCGTCGCCGATCGTGGTCGGCTGCTTCGGGAAGAGCTCGGTGATCTCGCGCCCGACCATCTGGTGCACGATCTCGTCGACGCTCGTGTCGGCGATGCGGCTCGTCGAGATGTAGGCGCCGTCGCGCATGACCGTGACGGTGTCGCACAGGTCGAACACCTCGTCGAAGCGGTGCGAGATGAAGACGAGGGCCCGGCCCTCGTCGCGCAGGCTCCGCGCGATCTGGAAGAGGCGATCGACCTCGACGCCCGAGAGCGCCGCCGTCGGCTCGTCCATGATGAGCACCTTCGCGTCGAGCGAGATGGCCTTGGCGATCTCGATGACCTGCTGGTCGGCGATCGAGAGGCCCTCGGCGGGTCGGTCGGGATCGATCCGCACACCGAGACGCTGGAAGAGCCCGTCGACTTCGGCGCGCATGGCCTTGCGGTCGATGCGGCCGAAGCGGCCGACCGGCTGGCGCCCCATGAACACGTTCTCGGTGACCGAGAGATCGGGGAAGAGCGTCGGCTCCTGGTAGATCACGGCGATGCCGGCCGCCTTGGATTCGGCGGTCGAGGTGAAGTCGACGTCGCTGCCGTCGAGGCGGAACGCCCCGGCGTCTCGCCGGTAGAGTCCGGCGACGATCTTCACGAGCGTCGACTTGCCGGCGCCGTTCTCGCCGACGAGGGCGTGGATCGAGCCGGAGTGCACCTCGATCGTGCCGGAGCGCAGGGCCACGACGGCGCCGAACGACTTTCGGATGTCGCGGAGCTCGAGCGCGGGAACCGCGCCGCGGGCGTCGGCAGCGCCAGGGGGAATCGTCATTGATCTGAACCTAAGCTGCGGGGACGACCCCGCGGAGTTGAATCGTTTTAATGCACCTGAACGTCAGCAATTTACGATGTGGGTCGAACGATGTCAAGTCGTGCATCCGTCGATGGTACGTTTCACAGCAGAGATCGCCGAATGCGCGACGGGAGGGGCGAGACCATGACGGTGAGTGTCCGGGATGTCGCGTCTGCGGCATCCGTCTCTGTGGGTACGGTCTCGAACGTTCTGAACCGCCCCGAGAAGGTCGCACCGGCCACCGTCGCACGGGTCACCGCCGCCATCGAGCAGCTCGGCTTCGTGCGCAACGACGCCGCTCGACAGCTTCGGGCCGGTCGCAGCCGGTGCATCGGGCTCGTCGTGCTCGACGTGCGCAACCCCTTCTTCACCGACGTCGCTCGCGGCGCAGAAGATCGCGCGGCCGAAGCGGGCATGACGATCCTGCTCGGCAACAGCGACGAGCGTGCCGACCGCGAGGGCGCCTATCTCGACCTGTTCGAAGAGCAGCGCGTCGCCGGCGTGCTGATCTCGCCGCTGGCCGACGACCTGCCGCGACTGCAGCGACTGCGCGGCCGGGGCACGAGGGTCGTGCTCGTCGACCGAGAGGTTTCCGACGAGGACTTCTCCTCGGTCGCCGTCGACGACGTCGTCGGCGGGTATCTCGCCGTGCGGCATCTCTGCGACACCGGTCGGCGGCGCATCGCGTTCGTCGGCGGGCCCGCGAGCATCCGCCAGGTCGCCGACCGGCTCGAAGGGGCCCGACGCGCCATCGACGAGACCCCGGGCGCGGTGCTCGAGGTCGTCGAGACCGAGTCCCTCACGGTGCTCACCGGCCGGGCCGCCGGTGAGCGCATTCGCGAGCGCGCGGCATCCGATCGACCCGATGCGGTCTTCGCGGCCAACGACCTGCTCGCCATGGGCGTGCTGCAGGCGCTCATGATGCAGGGCGGCATCGACGTGCCCGGCGAGATCGCGCTCATCGGCTATGACGACATCGACTTCGCCGCGGCCGCCGTCGTGCCGCTGTCGTCCATCCGGCAGCCCGCGTCGCTCATCGGCTACACGGCGGTCGACCTCATGCTGAAAGAGGCCGGCGGAGAGCACCCCCACGAACGTGTCGTCTTCCAGCCCGAGCTCGTGGTGCGCGAGTCCACCGGGCCGGCTGCCTGAGCCGCGTCATACGGCGAGGGGCTCTTCTCAGCACTGGGTAGTGTGGAGAAGCCGCGCGCGACAGGCACCTCGTGGCATCCGTTCGAGAGAGGGGCGCGTGTTGCTCGGTCGCACCACCATCGAAGACGTCTACGCCGAGACGCTGCGCCGAAACCCGGGCGAGCTCGAGTTCCACCAGGCGGTGCGCGAGGTGTTCGACTCGCTCGGGCGCGTGCTCGACAAGCATCCGCAGTACGTGCAGGCGTCCATTCTCGAGCGCATCTGCGAGCCCGAGCGGCAGATCATCTTCCGGGTGCCGTGGGTCGACGACGACGGGCGCGTGCGCATCAACCGCGGCTTCCGGGTGCAGTTCAACTCGGTACTCGGGCCGTACAAGGGCGGGCTCCGCTTCCACCCGACGGTGCTGCTCGGCACCGTGAAGTTCCTCGGCTTCGAGCAGGTGTTCAAGAACGCGCTCACCGGCATGCCCATCGGCGGCGGCAAGGGCGGCAGCGACTTCGACCCCAAGGGCCGCTCCGAGGGCGAGATCATGCGGTTCTGCCAGTCGTTCATGACCGAGGCGTACCGGCACATCGGCGAGTACACGGATGTGCCGGCCGGCGACATCGGCGTCGGCGCGCGTGAGATCGGCTATCTCTTCGGCCAGTACAAACGCATCACCAACCGCTACGAATCGGGTGTGCTCACCGGCAAGGGCGTCACCTGGGGCGGCTCGCTCGTGCGCACCGAGGCCACGGGGTACGGCGCCGTCTACTTCACCGAGCACATGCTCGCGACCCGCGGCCGCTCGTTCGACGGGGCGCGGGTGCTCGTGTCGGGGTCGGGCAACGTCGCCGTGCACGCGATCGAGAAGGTGCACGCCCTCGGTGGCCGAGTGGTCGGGGCCTCCGACTCGTCGGGCGCGATCCACGACCCCGAGGGCATCGACCTCGAGCTCCTGCGCGACGTCAAGGAGCGCCGCCGCGAGCGCATCTCGGTGTACGCCGACGAGCGCGGCGGGCGGGCGAGGTTCTTGCCCGGGGCATCCGTGTGGGACATCGAGAGCGACGAGCGCATCGACGTGGCGTTGCCGTGCGCGACGCAGAACGAGATCTCCGAGGCGCAGGCCGCGGGCCTCGTCGCCTCGGGGGTCGTCGCCGTCGCCGAGGGGGCGAACATGCCCACGACGCCGGGCGCCATCCGGGTGCTGCGTGACGCGGGCGTGCTCTTCGCACCGGGCAAGGCCGCGAACGCCGGCGGTGTCGCGACCTCGGCGCTCGAGATGCAGCAGAACGCGTCGCGCGACTCCTGGGGCTTCGAGCACACCGAGGAGCGATTGTCGGAGATCATGGCGGGCATCCACGAGCGCACCGCCGCGACCGCCGACGAATACGGCGTGCCGGGCGACTACGTGGTCGGCGCGAACATCGCCGGCTTCACGCGGGTCGCCGATGCCATGCTCGCCCTCGGCGTGATCTGACTGCCGGCGTCGGGCGCCCCTAGGAGTATTCGGGTCGGGCGGGCGCCTGCGCGGTCGCGTGCGCGGGCTCGCGATGCGGCGGCTTCGGCAGCGGGATCGGCGAGGTGAGCGCCACCTGCTCCGAGAAGTCGGCGGGCACGAGCTGGTCGTTCGGCACGGTCGGCACGAGTTCGCGCTCGGGCTCGAGTTCGAGTCGATCGACCGGCACCACTCGCACGACCGGCACGGCCGGCACGACCGGCACGGCCGGCACGACCGGCACGGCCTGCGTGGCCACCGACGCGATCGCCGCCGTCGGGGCATCCGCGAATCGCACCACCGGTCGCCAGGCGTACTCGGGATGCCGCGCGAGCCGCATGCCCCGAGAGATCACGAGCCAGCCGAGGCCGATGAGTGCGGCGACGACCGCCGCGATCGCCGCGAGCCCGAGCGCCCAGCGCGGGCCCATGCCGTCGGCGACCGCGCCGACGATCGGGGCGCCGATGGGCGTCCCGCCAGCGAGGATCGCCATGTACAGCGCCATCACGCGGCCGCGGAGTTCGGGTGCGGTGGTGGTCTGCACGTAGCCGTTCGCGGTCGTGAGGATCGTCACGGCGCCGAGGCCGATGAGGATCGTGGAGGCGGCGAAGGTCCAGT
Proteins encoded in this window:
- a CDS encoding ABC transporter permease, with product MSSITRTTPAPASVRGYRDYDRPLWKRVLLTREMAIIALLVIVVVVASTTVRGFGQPITLTYLILDVAPILLIALPMTLIMITGEIDLSVASVVGLSSVITGVLAQGGMPFELAALIALLVGGVGGAVNGFLVTVVGLPSLAVTIGTLALFRGLAVGLLGTTAVTEFPEFWTDLAKAKLGATGIPLVIIPFLVLLAIFAVLLHFTPFGRGIYAIGLSKETAAFSGVKVGRTKFILFVLAGLVSALAGVYYTLRFGSARGDNATGMELQVIAAVVLGGVSVFGGRGALHGVIAGVLLIGVLASALRLANVTSDVINIITGALLVISVVSSSFLAWLRTRRRSRRQSAGGEPRVEVSTAG
- a CDS encoding ABC transporter permease, producing MSTATTTPTSNVTKRLSAIGKARELGILLALVLVVIAATAANPNFLFSADGWRDLLLTPSILVLVAVGQAIVLITRNVDLSVGSVLGLTAYLTGRLFIDFPGIPIIAVFVIAVAFGGLLGMINGALVAFAKVPAMVITLGTLYAYRGINVLWTGGDRVNASDLPKDFLALGTEQFLMIPILTIIALVVLVIAGWYMKNTRGGREFYAIGSDPAAAELYGLRVTRRLLNAFVLSGALAGLGGVLYAARYGTINSQAGSGWELDAVGAAVIGGVAIVGGVGSVWGAAIGAVLLLTINRALPILGIPDFWQRAVVGVLIIGAIVLDRVLAVRQKRKLIEARDDS
- a CDS encoding sugar ABC transporter ATP-binding protein, which codes for MTIPPGAADARGAVPALELRDIRKSFGAVVALRSGTIEVHSGSIHALVGENGAGKSTLVKIVAGLYRRDAGAFRLDGSDVDFTSTAESKAAGIAVIYQEPTLFPDLSVTENVFMGRQPVGRFGRIDRKAMRAEVDGLFQRLGVRIDPDRPAEGLSIADQQVIEIAKAISLDAKVLIMDEPTAALSGVEVDRLFQIARSLRDEGRALVFISHRFDEVFDLCDTVTVMRDGAYISTSRIADTSVDEIVHQMVGREITELFPKQPTTIGDALLEVDGLTSAGVFHDIALTVRAGEIVALAGLVGAGRSEVARAIFGIDHYQSGTVRLNGTAVPAKNPSAAMRLGLALVPEDRRKQGLVLDSSVARNTTLAIREQLARFGIITSGFENRAARVWASRLEVKTTALSTVAGTLSGGNQQKVVLGKWLATEPKVLIIDEPTRGIDVGTKAEVHRLLSELAGQGMGILMISSELPEVLGMADRVLVMREGRITAGIDRVDATSENVMFAATHAEEQHS
- a CDS encoding LacI family DNA-binding transcriptional regulator, encoding MTVSVRDVASAASVSVGTVSNVLNRPEKVAPATVARVTAAIEQLGFVRNDAARQLRAGRSRCIGLVVLDVRNPFFTDVARGAEDRAAEAGMTILLGNSDERADREGAYLDLFEEQRVAGVLISPLADDLPRLQRLRGRGTRVVLVDREVSDEDFSSVAVDDVVGGYLAVRHLCDTGRRRIAFVGGPASIRQVADRLEGARRAIDETPGAVLEVVETESLTVLTGRAAGERIRERAASDRPDAVFAANDLLAMGVLQALMMQGGIDVPGEIALIGYDDIDFAAAAVVPLSSIRQPASLIGYTAVDLMLKEAGGEHPHERVVFQPELVVRESTGPAA
- the gdhA gene encoding NADP-specific glutamate dehydrogenase; the protein is MLGRTTIEDVYAETLRRNPGELEFHQAVREVFDSLGRVLDKHPQYVQASILERICEPERQIIFRVPWVDDDGRVRINRGFRVQFNSVLGPYKGGLRFHPTVLLGTVKFLGFEQVFKNALTGMPIGGGKGGSDFDPKGRSEGEIMRFCQSFMTEAYRHIGEYTDVPAGDIGVGAREIGYLFGQYKRITNRYESGVLTGKGVTWGGSLVRTEATGYGAVYFTEHMLATRGRSFDGARVLVSGSGNVAVHAIEKVHALGGRVVGASDSSGAIHDPEGIDLELLRDVKERRRERISVYADERGGRARFLPGASVWDIESDERIDVALPCATQNEISEAQAAGLVASGVVAVAEGANMPTTPGAIRVLRDAGVLFAPGKAANAGGVATSALEMQQNASRDSWGFEHTEERLSEIMAGIHERTAATADEYGVPGDYVVGANIAGFTRVADAMLALGVI